One Calonectris borealis chromosome 21, bCalBor7.hap1.2, whole genome shotgun sequence genomic window, GGCGCGGCCCCAGGCAGGTGGGCTACTTGCCGGCCCCCGAGCTGAGCCGGAGGcaggctgcccgccgccccgccgccccgccgccccgccgccccgccgccccgccgccccgccgccccgccgccccgccgccccgccgccccgccgccccgccgccccgccgccccgccgccccgccgccccgccgccccgccgccccgccgccccgccgccccgccgccccgccgccccgccgccgccctacCCCAGCGCTGGTACCGCCTGCGCCGCTCCGCGCAGCTGCCCCCCGGCGCCGTCCGCAGCCTCGCCCTGCTCGGTGGGTGCCAGCCGCCGCACCCCCGACGGGCGCACCCGACCCCCGCCCGGGCAACGGGGGCGATGAGGCTCGGGATCCTGGCCGGTGTGCATCCCTGCCCGGGCAGGCAAGGGTGTCACAGCCTCATTCTCCCCAAAGACTGTGGAAGTGGGGTGAGAGCTGCTCCCATCTGCGGGGCAGCACGCGGCACTGCTGTCTGGGTGCTTGCTGCAGGGAAGCTGCTCAGACCCCAGCAGGGCTCCTGCGCAGGAAAGCCCCAGAGCGCATCCCCTGAGCCAAGTGCCCAGAACTGCACGGTGGCCTTGGGGCTCTTTATGGCCCATGTGCTATTCTTGCTACAATTGTCGTTTGATTTCCATAAAAgaaataagttaatttaataGGAAAACATCAGTATGTAGCTGTTAATGCTCCATAACTATTCACCTGCAACAGAGTTTTTCGGTATATCTTAGGCCAGGGTACTGTCCTCCCAAGTGAAGCGACATCAGATTTGATGCATAAGCTGGAGCAAAGAAAGATCAGCTTCAACTCTGGTTCTGCAAAGGCTCAGGAGTCCTGGGTGAGCTTTTCGGACAGCCCAGCAAGGGTCTGGCCATGGACACTGCTTCAGATTTTCAAGGCAGAAGAGCTCCAGACTGCATGTATGAAGGTGGGACCTTCTTGTGGTAAAACCAGTGTGCAAAGcaccaggctgcagggctgctccttggGGCACGTGGCTGGGGCCCCCTGGGCTCCAAGTGCTCTGCTCTGACTCGTCCAACGCTGCTGCTCTGTGTTGCCTGAACCTCAGGTCAGATGGAGAGGCAGGTTGGAGAGGGAGGAAGCTGCTGGTGCTTCAGAATGAATCCCTGTtacctggggcagggggaaggacgTGCACCTCGAGTGCCTCCGCTCCCCTGCGGCTGCTGCCAGCAGATGTGTGAGAGCCTTCCAGAAGGACTGCAGGGACAACCTGAGAGCCAGGCGCCCTGGGTAAGGGGGGATCTCCGGGCACTGGAGTACAACAACTCATTTCTGCCAGATATCAGAAATAATCCTTCCTAGGCTTGAAGGCTGGGAAAGTTTGCagggtttccttttctttaccCAGACCACAAACCAACCAAGGAAAGTGGTTTTGGGTGGGATAGCTCACACTGTGTCGCTTGTCATCATTGTGGCTGGCTGGGCAAATACAGACAGAACCTGGCTCCCAAAGTGTAGTTTGGTCTTATCTCACCTGTTGAGCTTTAAGTTACAGCAACCGCTATAACAATCAGATTTCACAAGCTGATGAAATCTGAATACATATGTGCATAACCTGAAGCACAGTATGGAAGAGAGGACCTTGGAGCACCCTGGCCTTTAATTCAGTGACCGCATCTGTACGACCAGCCCCCAAGTACTTCTGAGCTCCCAGACCAACTGTGTCCCCTTCCAACCGGGAGATGACTTGAGgggacactggaacaggtctAGCTTTGCTTTCAGGCCAGGTCACCGATGAGCAGCCCGTCTCCTCTGAGCTgctggcagggatgagggtgCTGGCAGGTCTGCAGTGCCGCAGCACCCACCAGCTTTCCAGTGCCGGGCCAGGAAAGCACCTGGCACCTATTCAGTCCCTCCAGGAAGAGCATTTATTCAGATAATGCTGTGACGTGCCATCAGCCATGGATGTTGCCTTGCACAGCAGTGCCATGAACAGACCGACGGTTATAGACCAGGTACTGTCTGTGACTCCATTTTAACAGTTTCTTGCTCAGCTAACGTGATGCTACCCCGGGGGTGGGGAGGACAAGGGCGATCCCAGAACGGAGCAGGGACAGATCCCAGCAGGGCAAACCTCCCAATGCTTCAGGGAGCACAAGGAATCAGGCCCAGCGATGGAGAAAAGCAAGTCCGAGTGCCGTGGCTACTCCAGCACCGACTCTCCACTCCCCGCGTGGAGCAGAGCAGAGTCAGGGGCTTCCCTTCGCTTCACCAGAAAACTCCCTTTTGCCGAGGAGGTGGCAGTGCTCTGGCTCGCAGCACCCGGCTGTCCCTGCCCGAGGAAGGGAtttgctgctgagctgcagcgtGGATGGCTCTTGGAGTTCAAGAGCAAACAGATGAAGGGCTTCTTCTTCCAGCTACCGTTACCAGAAATTCCTGAAATGTGTGAGCCCGTGCGCTCTTCTCTACACCTCTCAGGCAAAAGGACGGGAACAGAGTTCTCTTTAAATGCAGCTATTGCTTTTCTCTGTGTATCTCTCCCTTAGCAAGGGAAGCGTCCTAtatctttaaacatttttgtgaagGCACTTTTTATCTTGCAGTGAAACAGGCTCGGGGAGCTCAAAAACCAGGGCTGAGGGTCAAAGCCATGAGGGTTTAGAGACGACCAGGAGAAATGATGCTCCCCCTGCCTGGGGCAAGGCAAAGCCCTTCCGCACGGACTTTTCTGCGCTTCAGCAGCCCCTTGGGACCCCGGGCAGCTGCCCGGCTCTGCGGGGTGCCAGCGTGCTGCCTGTGACACGCGGGGTGCGAGGGGCCGGGTGCCTGCTCGGGGAGGTCTTTTAAACCTGGGGAGCGAGCTGACGGCCACCACACCCTGGGCGTTTGCTGCAGCAGCGGCCATCCCAATTTTGCACGGCCTTTTTTGCAGGCAGCAAatgcctcctgcctgcagcctgcctggcaggcagctgcccggccGCTCtctcctgcccgcagcccggggcagcagcaccggccccggctctggcagctgcctggTGCCACCTCGTGGTTAAAGAACTTCTCCAGAGCAACCCTACTTCTGTCCTGCCACTGCTCTTCcgctagaaaggaaagaaaacctccAGGATTAATTTTTAGCAGGGTTTTTCTGCATGTCTTTGCACAGGCAGATGCCTGCAACGTTGGGTAAAAGCACTGGTGGGTGCTGCCTGTTCAGCAGGGGCCGAGCAATCTGTCTCTCCCGACCCCCCTCACATGCGGGTGTTGGTTTTACAACCTCATAACCTCGCATTTCTGCAGCACAACAGCTCGCTGCGTTTCACACCCAGGATGGCCAAGCCTGGTGGTCGACACTTACTGAAGGGAACTCGGGGCTGAACTCGCTGCTGGCGGGCACATGGTGGGCAATTGCATCGAATGCCCGTTTCATGGCTGGCAGTTTCAAGAAGATGGAAAATGCACCCGCATTCATACGCTGAAAAAGGTGACCATCCCCCAAAACTGCAGAAAGCATCCACAGAAATGACAGTGCCCTGTGTGTCCTCATTAAAAGCTACTTCATTAGGGAAAAGTGGTCTTTATAATAACCCACCCTCCATCCTGCTCCCCTATTTCATGCAGCACCCTAATTTTCCTCCTGGGTTGTCCATGTTGGGGCAGAATGTTCCAGTGCCCTTTCCTATGTTAGGGCATAGGCATAGTCCCTTTCCTGGGACTTTAGCCAAGTTAAATAACCACCCTTCTTGATTTTGGTAGTCCTACAACTCCTGCATTCAGCAAGCAGGGTATAAAAGATTTTTAACTCTGAGTCATCCATTGCACCAGCAGAGATGGATCCTGAGGAGCTATTGGGTTGCAGGAATGATTCTGTACTCTATAGTGATAGCTTATACCACGTCAGTGCTTAAATCTGTCACATTAGCATGACAGAAAAGTTTCTCAATggcaattttttctccttttaaggcTTGAAGGGAACTTTTGGTTAAATCCAGGAAAGCTCTTCGCATACACCTACCGTATAGATGTGATTTGCGTTGACTGTGTAGGAGGAGTATGTTACTTCAAGTTCACATGAACAATTACTTGATCTGGCTGCACTTAGTTTAAATCACCGATTCTAGATGTGGCTGAAACCAGCAAACAGACTTACTTGAGTTTTGCTTTGGCCTTTGCTTCTTAGTTATTTTCCTGAGATGTTCAACTTTCTCTGATTGGGATTGATTAGCAGCAAAAGTCAGTCTTTCTACTAAACAGACTATTTTTgccaaaatgaaagaaacattccAGCTTTATGGGATGAGATAAACAATTTATAGCTCTCACCAAAcagcaattccttttttttgtgtgttattttcagaaaaaagattaatactgtatttcttttcccatATATACTCACTCAGGAGCTgcattcaaatgaaaatttgGTTCCAAGTAATAAGCAATGATGTGTTTCATCACAAAATGAGAATGAATATTCTGGATATATGCAAACGCTTGCCAAGATGCATTGTGTCATCTGAAACAGCTGTATTCAGAGTCATTGTTATCCGTAGTCATTCAAAGAACGAAACTGCAGacagctgccctgctcccagtGCAGCCCAAATGGGTCAGGTTGATTCAAACAGATGTAGAAGCCATCTATGCTGTGCAGGTCACTTTGACGGAGAGGTGTTTTGGAGAGCTCAGATGGGCAGCTCCTCTGGCACCGGGCTTGCAGGGGACCAGCAGCCGGGTGGGAGAGCCACAGAGCCCAACCTGGTGCTagacgaagctggtgaagggcctggagcacaagtctgatggggagcggctgagggaactgggggtgttcagcctggagaagaggaggctgaggggagacctcatcgcgctctacaactacctgaaaggaggttgtagcgaggtgggggtcggtctcttctcccaagtaaccagcgataggacaagaggaaatggtttcAAGCtgcgccgagggaggtttagattggacattaggagaaatttctttactgaaagagtggtcaggccttggaacaggctgcccagggaagtggtggagtcaccatccctggaagtatttaaaagacgtgtagacgtggtgtttagggacatggtttagtggtggacttggcagtgttaggttaatggttggacttgatgatcttaagggtcttccaacctaaatgattctatgattctatgattctatgtctgcATGGGGGCAGATGAAGCCCTCTTTAAAATTTTATGAGATCATCCCACCCAAAGCACCAGATTTTTTCAATCGGAAATCACAGCGAaggtctcctcctgccccctctgATATCCATTGACTGAAAGAGAAACATAATTTCTCCTATTACTTCACCTCCCACGTGACTGTACAAGGCTGAATGATAAGGAAGTGCTATCTTCTGTGCTTGTttgcaaattagaaaaaaaagtaatgacgGCAAAAGCTTTCCAATGTAGTAGAAGCTACATTTTCTGACAATTGGGTAAATATAAAAGCCAAAATTCATTTCACTGGAAAGAGTGCAGATATATTCTTAAAGCAACACGATACCACAGTATTGTAACAGAATGACTTGAACTTGAGAGGTAGAGATGGCTTTTACTCTCTGCACATCTATAACTAAAAGCATCTCTTTTTAGCTCATTGAAACTTGAGGAGCATCCATTGATGCAGtcatttacttatttgaagagtTTCAAGAGTAGTGAAAGAAGGCTTCAGAGCCGCCAGCCATTCTTCTTccctaaaatggaaaaaaaatgcaaaacacccaactgaaataaaactgatttaagCAAACTCTGTTCTGTGAACGTCAGAAGCTGTTGTCCTTCTTCAGCAGCCTGAAGGCTGGCAAGTGCCGCCAGAGAGTCTGTGCCCCACGGATATCGCCCATAAAGACGATCTCTGAGCCGTGGTTCAGGACGAGGTGACCCTCAGCACCAGCATCAGCCGTGGAGGTGCCACTTTTAACtgaatcctttttttcctccgcaGTGCCAGATTTTGCAAGGGTCTGGACCTGGCCATCCTGCGAGGTGAACGGGATGCTGCTGCGCCGGTACCACTGCGAAGGGGTCGGTCCAACGTGGGCAGTGGAGATGCCACCGAAGAGTGGGTGTTCTGCGGGCAGACAGAGCGCTTGCTCGATGCGCACATCCAGGTAGGGAGCCCGGTCCCTCTGTGGGGCATGTCCACACCTGGGTCCTCTCCTATAGTCCAGTTCAGGGACATCTCCTCCCAGTTAACCCGTTTAGGGACATCTCCTCCCAATTAACCAGGCCCTGCCTGCGCCCAGCATCAtcgctgctgctggcagagctcagACCTAGAAATACATCCCTGCGCCGTATACCGAGAGTACGGCACATATCCCCCAAACACGGATCGTGGGCTTCTTGATTAGAGAGCAGATGTTCTGGGTACTTAAAAGGAATCTGCTAATTTGCTTGGACTTGTAActgatgtaatttaaaaaaagattctcTAAGAATTGCGGCACTTAGCATCAGGAGGCTTTTCAACTATCGATCACCGAAATGGAAACACGCGGTTATTTTGCTGTTAATCTTCATAATCACCACCACATGCTGACAAATGTGCCACGGAGAACAAAACGGCTGTTGCCTCCATCACCTCTCAGTGGAAATGAGGCTGGAGAAGGGGAACCGTTCTCTGGCACTAAAGAGAAGGGACCGCGGCCGTGGTCCTcggagggagctgggggcagccGCGGGTGGAGGCTCCTCTGGGAGAGcggtgggaggcagcagcagttttGAAAATTGGCAATCCCTTGGGATTTTGGACCTTGGGAGATTTTTATATGCTTGCCACTGAGCAGAACACTTCTATTGtaaaaatcagtgacaaaaataaCCCTTCATCTAAAGCGCGCTTCTCTCCAAAGGCAGCGCCTACCTGCTGACTAAATCACGACTAAGGTGAGTGGGttagaaagaaatgaaggattattaaaagaaatgaagaaggtGTATGAGACACAGGAGATGCGGCTCTGGGAGTGGGCAGAGATGTGAGAAGCAGGGAGAATTTGGGAGATGGATGGGATAGTAATATTTATTGCGTGTCTGCTTTTCAGTGCAAGCCACTGAACACAggtcagtactggggccagtctgtGCTACTTGCCAAGCTGGTAGAAAGCTGGTGTATTTGAGTAATAAAGCAGTTAAAACCTCTCAAAAAGTGACATATTGTGGGCAGGCTGGTGGGGTTTAAGGGTTTTAAGATATGTGAAATCTAGTCTAGgagcacaaacacaaaaatcctTTATTCCTTGCAGTTATTACAGGACCAAAGGAAGGACTTGGAGTCCCAGCTTGGGTGGCTGCAGAAGTTAACATGCATAGACTTCTTTGAGCTTAAAATGAACTCTGAATTttctgagcccagagagttgtggtcaacggagttaaatccagttggcggccggtcacgagcggtgttccccagggctcagtgctggggccggtcctgttcaatatctttatcaacaatctggacgaggggattgagtgctccctcagtcagtttgcagatgacaccaagctgggcaggagtgttgatctgctggagggtgggaaggctctgcagagggacctggacaggctgggtcgatgggctgaggccaatgtatgaggttcaacaaggccaagtgccgggtcctgcacttcggccacaacaaccccaggcaacgctacaggcttggggaagagtggctggaaagctgcccggaggaaaaggacctgggggtgctggtcgacagctgaacatgagccagcagtgtgcccaggtggccaagaaggccaacggcatcctggcctgtatcagaactagtgtggccagcaggagtagggaggtgatcgtgcccctgtactcggcactggtgaggccgcacctcgaatcctgtgttcagttttgggcccctcactacaagaaggacatggaggtgctggagcgtgtccagagaagggcaacgaagctggtgaagggcctggagcacaagtctgatggggagcggctgagggaactggggtgttcagtctggagaagaggaggctgaggggagacctcatcgcgctctacaactacctgaaaggaggttgtagcgaggtgggtgttggtctcttctcccaagtaacagcgataggacgagaggaaatggcctcaagttgcgccaaggaaggtttagactggacaccaggagaaatttctttactgaaagagtgatcaggccttggaacaggctgcccagggaagtggtggagtcaccatccctggaagtatttaaaagacgtgtagatgaggcccttagggacatggtgtagagggcatggtggtgttgggttgatggttggacacgatgatcttagaggtcttttccaacctgtatgattctatgattctatgattatatgattaTATTATTCCTATACACTAGTTAAGGACTAGCCCCATGTCTGTGCTGAGGCCCCTTCCTCCGCTCACTCGGTTGCCTCTTGCTGTGCCATGTACCTGCGAGCATCTCTGCCGTGCTCGGATCGACGTGCTGGGCTGCACGGCAGCCACGCTGTGCTATTGCAATACTGCTATTAAGTACAGGCAGCTCGCACCCAAGTCCGCACTCGCCCACGGCAAATTGTTCCCCAATAGCAGGAAAACCCCAAGAACGCAGCCGCCAGGGCTCGCCTGGCTTTCTCCACAGACCAGCTATTCTGGGCAGATCTGATCTGAGATACACAAGGTCCAAGCTGTGGCATTTTATGAAGCACATCTGGTTGGCAAGACCCTAGCTCCCCTCTTAGCCATGAGGGGGTCGAAGTCTTTCAAACCAGGTCCCCTTTCTGCCTCAAAGCATCAGTCCCACCTCATCCCCTCTGCCGCATCCCCCCCTCTTCAGGTCCAGTCTCTTTTCTGTGTCTCTGAGGGTTTTAGCTGCACTCCCTCATCTGTCCTCATCTCTAGATGGTCTTCACCATCTTGCTGACGCCTCCCCTCAGTCTGTACTCTCCATCTCTTGGACTGAGCCGATCCTTCTCTACCCCTCCAGGCCAAGTGGCGGCCGGAGCCGGAGCCCAACGAGCATTGCTCCCGGCTGCTGGTTCAACACACCACAACCGTCTTCGGAAAGCACATCTCCTTGATGGATTTGATGGTTTCAGCCAGGCAGGTATGTCCCACGCTGGTGACCACCAGCACCCCGAGCTGAAGGGCTTTGTCACCCGAAAGGCTAAGTCAGTCCTTGCCCATCCTGCCCAGCGTAGCCTTTCCTACCGAGTGCATCAGACACACGGGCCAGAACCAGACActggcactggggctgccccacagctggGCAGCACGGAGGAAAGGGAGGGTTCGCAAGGACTGCTGTGCCCACAAAACGACTTAAAAAAAGTAACTAGCTAGTACCTGAGCAAACACAGGTGACAACCCCAAGGGACCTTCACACCACATCGTCACAGCACTTTACAATGCAGAAGTCCATGGCGAACATGCCTGGGAAAGGCATAGAGAGCATTCAAGAAACATTTTGAGGATGTTGATCTGTGTGATCCAAAAAACTGAGGGTTTTTCAGACAACTTTCTGGAAAGCACAAAGATTTGTCGTTTATATTTACGctaaagaaataaattcataCGAATGTCAAGAGCTCCTTCTGCAATTAAAAGTTtgctcattttcttattttcttcctttcttgggtttggtttttgttttggaaacatgTTTGTTAACCAcacttctctcccctctccactTCCAAAAAATCAGAACAGTGCATCTTGTAGCCCAAGGTCAGCCCTGAATGAGATAATAAAATACTTGACACAAATTGATAAtcaaaggaaaatagaaataatgCCTCTATACATGAATCAATGGGAACTAGATGTTCTCACTTTCATTTTTGGTTGGAGGGGGGTTTGATGAAATGGTAAGCTTGCCTAAAACTAGTAACTTTGTTCTAGTACGTTTTTGAAGGCATCTGACCTACTCCCATATTACAAATTCAGAACAATAGCAAAACAAGTCATGATACAAAACTTTGATAAGGGATAGATCTCGGTGTAATTAGGGAATTATCACAAAGTGGATGTTGATTGTATCTCTGTTCAATACTTAAATCCGTGCTATTTAGCACTGATATCaatgaacaaagagaaaaaagacattaaaataaccTCACAAAGAGTTTGTACCCAACGAAACATAAAAGGACTAGTAAATAAagtagccaaaaaaacccaaaatatctgCACTGCTTCGAAGAACCAAGTGTTATGACCATGCATCTGTGTCTCTGGATGCACGTTGAAGAGCAGAGAACAAGTACTTCATGTCATGCAAGATAAAAGGATGAACCTGATTTCAGCTAAAACCTAATGTGACTCCTGTagctgcagaggagaaagccagagcaggagcagggatgttGTATTACCTCCGTGTTGTATTGCAATCGCTGCTACTGAGATCGGAGCCCAGGACTGGTGTCAACAACCCAACACGGCTGTTGATGACCTGAAGGTAAGTCAGTGATGAACAACAAGACCAAGTGAAAATTTGGAAGCATTTCCTAGAAGATTAGATTTTAAACTTTTTGGGACCAGTAGAGCGCTGTAAACCCTCGTGAATTCCCATGGGCCCACAGCAAAGCCATCAGCCCTGACACAGCTGTGAATGTCCCAGGCCAGTACGGGCTGCGTGGCGCTGCTGGATTTCCCCTGGCCTGGGGAGCATTAACGGTTGGCAAGGTCTGTGACTCATGGCCCTGAGGCGTAGCTTGACTTTGTGCCTATTATCTGATGAAAGACAGAGTAAAGGGGAACTTGAGCACAGCCTAGGAGACATCTCAAGGAGGTCTCAAGCTGTGGGAGTTGCTGTACCAGAGGGCTGGACCACCATGGACTGTACCCTGAGGGTGCTCTGTGGCTCTGCAGGTGGGGCCAGGGCTGGTTTTCCTCATCTTTGAACAGGCTTTCCTGGGCCATGGGATCATCCTGCAGATGGTGACTCCCCTGGAGCTTCTCCTGCAGAATGTTGTCCACAAAATCTACTGCCAGGAGAACGTGCCGGCCATAATCTCCAAGTTCATCCTGAGAGCAGAGTGCATACAGGTAAGGCCTCTGAAGAAGAGCAGCCAGAGGTGGTCCCCTGGAGCTTGGTGGCCCAGAGGTGTGAGAAGGAAGAGCAGTTGCCCATGTGGGCTCAGATATATGTGGGAGCAAAGCACTCGTGGGCAAGATCCTTCCAGTGCTTGGTATGACCTTTCAGTTTTAGCAGCCCAGAGCTAAACTGGAGGTTTAGTAAAGCGGGTCCCTGCAGCCGCTCATCTGTCGAGGTGCTGTCCCTCTCCCGTGCCCGGGGAACGGGGGCGGAAGGATTAGGCAACCTCTCCCAAACTGCAGGAAGTCTCTAAGAGAACTAATAACCGCTCCTGGATTTCCAGCATCCCAGGTCGGTGATTTAAGATCATCCTATATCTCCTTCAGTGAGAACCGAGCCAAGAAATCCTGCTGTTAAATTCTCACAAGATTGGGCAACTCCTGACAGAGGTTTTCCAGGTCCTTAcctgaaaacattttatgtatttcttcacCAAACTCGAGGGAAATTTttacaggtaccttttgtacatttatgtataaaaatatttctgcctgtgtgtgaactaatagtaagtataatctgtaattaagtcgtgattgtagtagactcacCAAAACTTACGTCGTAAATATTAAGTTAATGATTaggtgctgctaaaactgtgaatgaacgcgagactgctgctaaacacatataatcccttagatataaacccttagacataagatgatttttctttatgtttcatccgtgtagtaatagcgtgaaccttgccatcgaactctgttaagtcgcaccttTATCAAtccctattaaaatcactttctgccaatacCTTTGACGGCGATTCTTTGGGTGCCTCTCAACCCCTCCGTCGCGACGATTGCATGGCGTGGGTCAAGATGTGCTGTTCACCCACACGTCCAAGGGGGCGCGTGGCCACCACGCACGCCCATACACACACAGCATGGGGGCTTTACAACACACCGGGGCTGGGCTCCCCGCTCCTCACTGTGCTCCCGCACACGGGATCTCGGGGTGAATAAAACTTCAAGGAAGGCAAATTGTTGAAGATCAGATCAGAGATGGTGAGTTAAATCAGCTTTGCTAGATTCATCAGAAATTAGAGGAAACTATGGGATACCTCCAGCAGAGCCTGAATTCTGAGCT contains:
- the LOC142091563 gene encoding LOW QUALITY PROTEIN: cholesterol 7-desaturase nvd-like (The sequence of the model RefSeq protein was modified relative to this genomic sequence to represent the inferred CDS: inserted 4 bases in 4 codons; deleted 1 base in 1 codon; substituted 1 base at 1 genomic stop codon) — translated: MVPPFEEAGGPLEGPNSLGKGTYDLLQVDVSPSRVQLVTGFAVNLHVVNLLKPMNPLYHDHCSCMCQTWGVKLFSLRFTPCKTKQTPLPQPLLAPRPPLLSPAAGAVSQPPRGRAEGSRLQAPGDARGVPGVGTPVSPPPTEPFPGRGRPRYEGRRQRDRARCGERVVRRGAGGGGAGALLLFFLLLLLLLLLLLLFFFVLLLLGCSRPLALRRGPRQVGYLPAPELSRRQAARRPAAPPPRRPAAPPPRRPARWYRLRRSAQLPPGAVRSLALLAQQLAAFHTQDGQAXVVDTYXRELGAELAAGGHMVGNCIECPFHGWQFQEDGKCTRIXYAEKVPDFARVWTWPSCEVNGMLLRRYHCEGVGPTWAVEXATEEWVFCGQTERLLDAHIQENPKNAAARARLXFLHRPAILGRSDLRYTRSKLWHFMKHIWLAKWRPEPEPNEHCSRLLVQHTTTVFGKHISLMDLMVSARQVGPGLVFLIFEQAFLGHGIILQMVTPLELLLQNVVHKIYCQENVPAIISKFILRAECIQMPLFSWAESKFTGGSADTGENL